A window of Rhododendron vialii isolate Sample 1 chromosome 11a, ASM3025357v1 genomic DNA:
TTTCGGACTTTGAAGCAATTCATTAACAGATAAGGTAGTTTGGGTAAACAATAATGTCACACATTAAGAAAGGCAGGGCCTGTCTCCAACTTGTTCGTGTTCTGATATTTGTTTGGGTCCAAAAGAGAATGAGGACAGCAATTCGGTGAAGCGTTTTTATGGCCCAAGGTTACAGTCACTCCCGGTCCtggcctttctttctttcttctttctttttgtgatGGGCCGCTGCATTTCTGATCTTTCCACGGGTATAAATTTGGCCTTGCCTCCCTCTCTTATTTTCCCAGTTTCAAGGACAGGCTAGTTGAAAGTGTGATTCAATTCATAGAGATTTCTTCACCGTgagtgggaaaaaaataaatacttattttgttaGTGGATGAGCCTTGTGATTATGCAAATGAAAATTGCGATGTATCAAATGCATCGATCAAAAATCAGTTGGCCGAGCACTTAAGATATATCGTATTTTGATAAATCATGCATCTTCCAAATAATTTATCACAACTAGAACTAGTGCTGCTATTTTAATGAGCAACTTGTAATCATGGTCTGTTAGACATTACTCCTTCCTCTGGATGTTGGGGGGAACCAACCCTCCGGCCGGATCACTTAGTGGAGAAATTAGGCTCAGTTTGTTCGGGCATAAAATGTTttccggtaaaatattttacctattttttggtatttggttatgtaaaaaattagaaaaatattttacatgtaaaacatttttcatcaattggatgaaaatgacttacccttaaatcttctgtaagttattttccgaaatgaacccgaTGTCttttactgcaattctcactgttcagttttctcgatcgtcagtcaTGACTCACGTTTAACcccaatattctcagatctctccaccgtttaagaccctctctctctacactattttgttgatttctgaaaatattttcaagtgccaaccaaacaccgaaacataaaagtttgaagttgttttctgaaaaaatattttatatggaaaacattttacatcgaaacaaacggggccttagtttcaaaatatttgtgtgtCATATAGTCATAGGTAGCTCATTCGTTAGAACAGACTTGACTTCAGGGACCTTTCTAATTTCTTGGCCTGGAGTGGCCTTTCATTTGTTAAGTTCGAAATTGAGCATGTAATATGAAGAATTCTACAATATGGTCAGtgcaaaagaaatcaaagaatttGACAGGTTTTAATCTGGATTGGCGTAGCGAATGCTAAATGAACCATTGaagtttgttgattttttagGTTCATAGATGCCTCTAGTGAATTTCAAAGTTAGGCAATCCTTCATTACTTAcctaccaaaaagaaaaagttcccCCATAACTTTGCTTCACCTTTTGATTTTGCAGAGTCCTGCTTTTCATACCCCTTTTCAGTGACACCGGAgttcccaaaatttgaattccAAAATAAATCAAGTCTGCCAGCAAGATGTCTTTTGAGTTTCTTAAAAATTTGTTAAGTCCTTTTAAAGTTTCTAAgtgttttttaagtttctaGAGTCAAACACATCTTCCAATTAGTCTATGGTCaagtctttttaatttttgtattggaaatctaagtttatttttcctatgtTGGAGGGATGTTCCAACAAGTTCTATTTATATCCTTTCCTATGAATGAAATCTTTAGAGAGTGTGTTGAATTAAAATatagcctttggcttgtgagaagTTTATCTTCTTATTTCGTTTCTGTATAtcttaggtggattccttaGAGTGGTGAGCGATCCATACGTCCTGTATCCCCAGTTAAATCCTCGGGTGGTGATATCTGTATCCCGTTGGTTTCCTAAttaacttgggtggtgagcgTTACCCGATTatcctttttttacttttcttccgTCCCATTTTAAAAAATCCGCCGTCAgtttttggtatcagagctttggaTTTCATGGCTGGTGGTAGACGTCAAGCTAAGGTGGGAAAGGGTATTCCAGTTCATGAAAGAGATCTCCGCGACATCGAATTAGACGAATTAAGAAAACAGGTGCAGGAACTTCAGCAGCAACTTCAGCAAAAACAGTCCTTTGAACATGAGAGTCCACACCAATACTTCGAGGGAGAGTCTTCTGAGGATGGTGGGGAAGATTTTAACCCATTCTATCGTGCTCCTAATCAATCCTCATCCAGTGAAGCAAATTTTTCTCATCACCCTGCTCGCAAGAATTATGAAGTGCAGCGTGAGAGTTTAAATGTGAAAGTAGATATGCCGGAGTTCGAAGGAAGAATGCAGCCGGATGAATTCCTCGATTGGCTTCATACTATCGAGCGAATTTTTGAGTACAAAGATGTGTCGGATCACCAAAAGGTAAAACTTGTGGCTATCAAGTTAAAAAAATATGCTTCATTATGGTGGGAGAATTTAAAGAGGCAGCGAGCTCGTGAGGGAAGAAAGTGAATTGTGGCATgggaaaagatgaaaaaggaACTTAAGAGAAAGTTTTTGCCGGAAAACTACCGACAAGATATTTTTCTTAGGGTCCTTCTATAATCAACCCATTGGGTTGACATTAATACctattattttataatataaatcCACATgtcacaaaagaaagaaagttggacaacaaccaaaaacccattttgTTCCCTGAGTGTCAGatctactttttattttacctaaatGCCAACTTTGCCCTTATTTGTTCACCTTTACTTTTTGTTGTTGCAAGTCCACggcaaccttttttttttttttttaaatattcacggctactttttgcttttttttttttttaacactcaAGTGTCCATATTATCTTATGCGTACTTCAACTAATCATGGAGGCCTAATTCCACCGCCCTGTATGAActaaccacaaaaaaaattaatagcgCTTGTGAGGTTTCAAACTTGATACATTTGGAAGAAGCAAATCCTAAGTCTCAGACTCTACCTACTAAACCAACCCCTTGAGGTTTacttttattctttctttttctttgtatttattGACTTCTTTTTGCCctgaaaagtgattttttcaaaattaatcacAGAATGCATAAAATTCACCAAATCTTATACTAAACTATTCAAGGCTTTAAATCCATACAAAAATCTCACATTTCCAACATCAATAGCAAGGCACATACAAATATAAAATGTAAATTATAATCAAATTCAACTTACAGTTAGTTGGGTATCCAAAATAACCATCAATCTGCATAAACAGTTTACCTTTCTTTACAAAATTACTTCCCAACTACCCATATTACTACTATTTGTGCAAAAATCTACAACTTAAGTTGGGATCTATGGaaacaaaataaagttaatCCCCAAATAGCCATGTTCCTGCCATCATTTTGTGCAAAAGTCTTTCAAATTGAACTGAGatcttcaaaaacaaaataaatgtaGATCCCAACAACTTCCATATGTACCACCctgcatgaaaaaataaaaacatgatgCACAATTTTACCTTAATCAAATATGCATTTTTATCTTATCAAATCTGCATAACTAATCAAGACAATTAAGCTCAAGCCAAAGCCAAAGGGTTATGGACATTACCTAATATTTCAGAGAAAAGATTGGATTCAAGCCAATGTCGCTACTtgaagttttctttttctttttctgtgaaCCGTTGACAAAACCAATATTTTCCTTCTCCGGACATGTCGTAATATTATGGCcaactttcttgcaaaatcCACAAGACTTGGTTACCTTTCGTgcttcttttccacctttcaatCGTTTTGTCTTGGGACGccctttggtttttgaaatcGGAGGACAATGAATATCATCAATTGGTGTATCCGATAAAGTTTCCTCCTCTAGCACTCGCGGTGCTTCCTCACTTTGTGGCACTTCACGACTCCAACGTACTGGTAAATATGTGAACGGTATTGCATAGCAATCCTTATGAAGAAACACACTCAAAATGTGACGACAAAGTATTCCCCAAAATTCGAAGTGCTTGCAACTACATGTTGCCATCTCACCATCCCAAAACACGATACGCTTTTTCGTAGTTGTTTCCTCGTGATACTTTACTATAAACTCATTACCATTTTCGCCAAGCAATGAATATAAAGTTGCTCTTCCGAACTCTTCTTGaaactttttaaaacaaaatggTGTGAGAACACCACGAGCTTGCTCTTCCAATGGAGACATTGTTCTCAAAGTAGAGCCTCTATATTTTTCTAACATTGTATCATGCAATTCTCGTTGTTGAACATCTTCAATAGCAAGATCAGCCTAAATATTTGATCAAATAAGTTATtgctgatttacccaaaaaaaaaaaaaagttattgcaATATAGAGAAACTAAGGGAggagttcaaaaaaataaggattACTCACTTGTTTAACAAATTGGCTCAAGTTGCTGTGAGAGCCAATAAACCGCTTTATAAATGCATTGATGCTCTCTGACCTTCCTGTAGTTGTCATCCCACCAAAAAAATTATCACGGAGATAAGCTGGTACCCAAAAGTGCTTGATCCCATTCAAACCAATGACATGCTTATTGGTATGCATATTATACTTGGCAATCAAGTGAGACCACTGGTGTTCAAACTCTTCAGGCGAGTCCAAGTGGTATAACTTGTAAAAATCAGCACACCAATCTTGATATTGACTTTGAAGAACAGCCGTAAACCAACCACTAAATTTGCTAGTAATATGCCATATGCAAAAGCTATGCTTTGTGGTTGGAAATTCTTTTGCAATTGCTTGAGTAATCCATGGATCCTGATCAGTTAGTATAGTTTTTGGTTGTTTCTTCATCAAAGCTGTGAAAgtctaca
This region includes:
- the LOC131306507 gene encoding protein FAR1-RELATED SEQUENCE 11-like isoform X2, whose protein sequence is MDESIIDFDLNEPSNDEVGVISFERNTFELNEYPKEIDCSSEDDLAGQKKSEDDLVQNVFDPFLGQCFLSEEEAYVCFQNYARRSGFSIRKDRTNKKNGEVRRQDFVCQCEGKPRLKLVDSSKEQRNKKSVRCGCKARIRITLKKSFDIFPQEWQITEFITEHNHELLSPTEVRFLPVNRKISDADEKRILLFKEAGLSVKEMMRLMEVEKKVKHGYLPFLEKDVRNLLTKIGKKHEVNDAMDLLHHCKVAKEENSKFQYAFTVDEERKLEHIFWSHALSFDWYQKFGDVVVFDTTYKVNAYQMPFGIFVGINNHGKTILFGCALLRNETTSAFRWLFKTFTALMKKQPKTILTDQDPWITQAIAKEFPTTKHSFCIWHITSKFSGWFTAVLQSQYQDWCADFYKLYHLDSPEEFEHQWSHLIAKYNMHTNKHVIGLNGIKHFWVPAYLRDNFFGGMTTTGRSESINAFIKRFIGSHSNLSQFVKQADLAIEDVQQRELHDTMLEKYRGSTLRTMSPLEEQARGVLTPFCFKKFQEEFGRATLYSLLGENGNEFIVKYHEETTTKKRIVFWDGEMATCSCKHFEFWGILCRHILSVFLHKDCYAIPFTYLPVRWSREVPQSEEAPRVLEEETLSDTPIDDIHCPPISKTKGRPKTKRLKGGKEARKVTKSCGFCKKVGHNITTCPEKENIGFVNGSQKKKKKTSSSDIGLNPIFSLKY